Part of the Musa acuminata AAA Group cultivar baxijiao chromosome BXJ2-7, Cavendish_Baxijiao_AAA, whole genome shotgun sequence genome is shown below.
TCCATTTAAGGGGGTCATCTCTGGACTGATGAAAGAGAGGGGCCTCTGAcaacacaaaacaaaaacaaaaacaaaaacaaaaacaaaacacaaAAGCTTGATGTTACCGTCAACTAACGGCCAAATCGGGGCTCATCCGGTGGAGGCCGCGTCCGTCGCGACGGCTTCTTAAACGGCGCCCCGTCACCGTTTGGCGTTCTACCTCGCTGCTCCCTCGTCCACCTCTTTCTCGTCCTCTCGTTTGTCATCCCTCGCGGATTACACCGCCCGCATGAAGACGGCGATCGTCGTAGAAGCTCCAAGGCTGTGCTATTCTTCCATCGTTTTAACCCTCTTCGTCTCTTTCGAGCTCCGAAAGGTAATCCTCTGAAGGAGATCCCACCCCAATCCGTTCTTTTCGTGGGTTAGAACAACGTTCGTTTGATCCATCTCTTTCTTGTTTTTGTGGGAGGAATTGGTTAATGGGATCTTTCTGGGGAGGAAGGGAAGGGGAAGGAAGGAATTTGATTTGTTTGGTTGGGGGTTTGGCGGTGGGATTTATGGAATAGAATCGTGAGGGTGTTTTATGGGATGCTTCTGTTGGGTCTTGTGGATCTCCAACCACACCGGATAGATAGGAACGGAAGAGGCGAGGAGGTGATCAAGCGGAGGAAGAGACGGAGAGGGGCGAGGAAGACCATGCCATGGGCGAACCCATACTCACCACCCTGTCCATGGAAGATAATCACCACCGCCGCCACCACCCTCCCTCCACCCTCCTCTCCATGGACCCCGCTGGCTCGCTGGGGATCGCCGTCTCCGCCCGCGACGACTGCGACCATGAGCTCTCCATCATCCAGCAGCGCCAGCAGAGCGTCCTCTCCGGCCCGCCTGACATCAATCTCCCGCTCTCGGTCGACAGGTCCCCTCCGCAGCAGCCCTGGAACCCTGACGCTTTGGACATGTTGGACGTCGGTCTCGGGCCTCAGATCTATGACCCCGAACCGGTCCTCAACCTCCCCAAGGCCGGTGCCGTTGGTGGCGCCGCTGTGTCTCGCAAGTGCGCCAAACGAGGGGACAGCATATGGGGCGCGTGGTTCTTCTTCAACTTCTACTTCAAGCCCGTGCTTGCCGAGAAATCAAAGGGCAAGGTCGTCCGTGACGCAAATGGAGTCTCAGGATTCGACAAGTCCGACCTGCGGCTTGATGTGTTCCTTGTCCAGCATGACATGGAGAACATGTACATGTGGGCCTTCAAGGAGCGCCCGGAGAACGTGCTGGGGAAGATGCAGCTGCGGAGCTACATGAATGGGCACTCACGCCTAGGGGAGCCCCAGTTCCCTTTCAGTGTTGATAAGGGTTTTGTGCGTTCTCATCGGATGCAGAGGAAGCAATACAGGGGTCTGTCAAATCCACAGTGCGTCCATGGGATCGAAATTGTGAGGTTGCCGAACCTCTCTATGGTCTCAGAGGCCGATCGCAAGAAGTGGATGGAGCTCACTGGCAGAGACCAGAATTTCTTGATCCCACCTGAAGCCAGTGATTTTGAATCATGGAGGAATCTTCCAAGCACAGATTTTGAGCTGGAGAGACCTCCACCTCCTTCGAAGAGCGCATCACATCCCAGTTCAAGGAAATTGCCAAATGGGTCAGGTCTCAATCTGTCAACACAACCATCAAACCATGCAGGTGGAGATTGCATGGACCTTTCGCCCGTGTGCAGCAAACGCAGAAAGGATTTCTTTGCCCATGCGGTGAATGAGGATGGTTGTATGTCTGGCACTCCATATTTGGACAGACCTCAAGATATTGAAGTTCATCCAGCTGAACCATCATGGGTAAATGAGTTTACTGGTGTAATGAGGCATGCTTGTGGGCCAGTGACTGCTGCAAAGACAATATATGAGGATAAAGACGGATACTTGATCATGGTTAGCTTGCCTTTTTCTGATCAACAGCGGGTGAAGGTATCCTGGAAAAACAATCTCACACATGGGATAGTGAAGATATCATGTGTCAGTACTGCACGGATGCCTTACATAAAGCGACATGATAGAACATTCAAGCTGACTGATCGTTCTCCGGAGCATTGTCCTCCAGGGGAATTTGTGAGAGAAATACCACTAGCTACACGGATTCCCGAAGATGCTAAGCTGGAAGCTTACTATGACGAATCTGGAACTGTTTTGGAGATAATGGTCCCTAAACATAGCGTTGGACCCGAAGAACACGAGGTTCGTGTTTGTATGCGCCCTCCTCATCTCGGTGCTAATGAACTTTTGTTGACTTGATAGGCTGTGATTTTGTATGTATTGGTTGGTTGCCATGGTCAATTTTCCATTGATTACTAACTCTgaatcataaaaaggaaaatatgaaaTGAAAGTTCATCCTTTCCATGTGTGCTTCTCATGGAACAATGAACTTTGTTTCATTGACTGACTGGTATTTTGTGATGTTCAGTCATGATATAAAGTGGGTTCAGTGGACGTTTGTTCACTTATGAAACACGGTAATGATTTTTTGGTACTTGTTTGATTTCTCCAGTTTATTTCggtacaaggatcaaaattttttTCATATTGCCTGTGATGATTTTGTAGGCACAACTGCTGATTTGTAAAATTCATCAGTGTATTGGCATATCAGCCCCATCAATTGTAGCTCTTTCGACAAAACAAACAAAAGCATTTTTGTAGTACAAATTGTTAAGATCAGTTTATGTTGGATATTTTCTTCTTATGTTATGTTTGTATAATTTTATGCAGTCTTAAAATGATGACCTATTAAAATTTCTGCTACTTTATGTTTCATTAAATTGACTCTTCTATATGTATTTCACTGGGGTGATTCCACATTTAATTGGCTTATTTCCTGATACAATGCTGCATTTGGGGGCAAGGATTGATGATGTAGCACATCTTTGTGGCTCTTCTGTCTGGTAGTCTTCAAGATTTTGACAGCATTCTAGTCTCCCATTGTGGGCTTATCAATTGTGTTCATGTGGTAAAGCATTTAGTGACACAGTAAATCCCACAGAATTGGCTTGATCCAATTTTGTTATGATCTTAAACTTAGAATTGAGACATGGGGAACTCCTTGAATCATTTTGCACATTTCTGTGCCTCAACTGCCCCTGTGCTGTCTTCTTGTTCTACTTGCAAGGGGAAGAACTAGATTTTCTAAACCCTATTTagctgttgtgttttggagatggATTTGTTCCTTTGAACATGAAAGTTCTTGTATTATCAATAGGATCTAATCTGATAAGATAACTCTCCGATAATTTAATTATCATTGAGCCCGAGTCATTGATCTACAATACACTCATCTGATAATCTAAATCTTTATCAACCTATTCTTTGCTCCCTCTACCATGTTCTGTCTCCTCCTTGCCATTGGCGATGGTAGGGGAAGCTATATGATGCTTGCTAATTACAGGCTCATTTTAATCTTCCACTCCACTTAAAAACATATCTTGTTATGTTTGCGCTTAATCGATGACAAATTTGGTGAAACAATTTAGTTGGTAGTCCTAATTCAGTCTGTTCGGCCGGTGTTTAGGGTTCTAATCTGTCGAACGTTAAAAGGGATTTAATCTTttcagtcaaaaaaaaaaaaaaaatccaaataaccCATTAAAGTAAACGAGTCAAAAGAAATTCTCATATTTTCTTTACAATAACATCGTTTATTAAACAAAATAAGGGATTAAGAACAATTATAAAATCAGATAATTGACCGTTTTAGTTTATTAATTAGATAGTTTGACTCTTAAAAAGACTTAATACCATCATTTCTACTCTTTATCGATTAAAAGATGCTTAAGTTTTGTTAAAAGacaatttagatttttatttaaaaataagaaaaaaaatatatatttattgatCTTTCATCCTCTCAACCTGTCTACCTCACTCCTAACGTTTCTTTTATTATTACTAAATATATGGTCCAATTAATTGATCCACCTGTTTCACCATTGACCTAGTCAAAATCAGATGATTATAATTATCAAATGGATTTTCTAAGATACATATTGCTAGTTGTTATGTACCTTTATGTCGTTTCTCGAGGGTTAGTATAGGCGTTCATGTGGGTCCCTAGGGTGAGGATGCCAGGGAGGCAAGGTCGGGTCGAGGACAGGCTCTTGTCATGTTCTTATGAACGACCCAAAGTAAGACTTGAGTTATCTTGCCTACATTGCGTTCCTACATGATAGGTCGAGGTTGGGAGGGATAATTTTTTACTCGACCTCTCAGATAAGTGATCTTTTGTGGTGTAAAAGGTTCAATTATCTTTCCCAGGTTAGAGAGTCAACATTTATACCTATGAAGATGACCCAAAGGTACGCAGGTCATTAATGTCCATTGTTATCTTGTTCGACATGaccatgtgagtggtcgacctatACGTTCTTGATAGCATGAGTCAACTCATCCAGACCTCTGTGATGCAGCGTCCACTCGCACGATTCCAAATGACATGGAGTTAGTCGTGTGCCAGGTTGACTTCTCTCCCCCACTCAAACACATGTTGGATCATTCCACGTCGACTTCTTGTGGCCGCCAATTATTGCTATGCAGTTGGTATGAAAATATTTCCTATTAGATAGAATTAGATTATTCATTAATCTAAGTGGTTCAAGTCATATTTGTTGTCTTTTGAAAGTGTAAATTACCTTAGTTGGTAAATACCTTCATAGTTTATCGTAATATTTTGGTTCAAATttcatctacattatttatcttttataataaataaataaataagtaaatggACGATACTAACCTATCACGATTTTGGTACTATTGGCATCACGAAGAAAGTTAAGAGCAACAAATGGAAAGctgtgacaacgcttgatcagaaTACAGTAAGCAATGAACCACGTTCGATCAAGATCTGACGGCCATCCCATCTCGTGCCTCTGCACGACGCTATATGCTCTTCCTTTTTCGGTCACACCTTCCCTCAATTACCAACACTCGCTATTCCCGTAAACCGTGACTACAACTTAATAATCCTGCACCTCGGCATGAATAACTACGATGACACTGGATCCGTCAATATGGACCGTATAATGAATGAAAACGCACCAGTCTAATGTTAGCCCGCGCAATACTGGACCGCGGCTCGGAAGCATAATAGAATAGGCGTAGAGAGCGCTCACTATCATCGGAGACGAAGAGCCGGAGGGAGCCCTCGTTCGGTGATCCGAGCTACGATGGATGCGGTGGATTCTGGAGAGGCCTTCGATCTCGAGGCCAAGCGCAGGGACGACGACTCTTGGCATCCCTGCCGCATCACCTTGAGGTCTCTCCAAGCCTTTCTCCGTATTTCGAGAATCGCTGTTCCTCCCATGGTTCTTCTAACAATGTGTTTTGTTCATGCCGCCGATTTGGTTACCCGAACGCACTGTGAAGAGTGTTTGGTGCTATGCGCTTGTTTGCCCTAAGTTAGAATGTGTATTGCTAGTTCCGTAGTTACTCGTAGAAACGTACTCTTCAAATGCATGTGCTGTTTTCACGATCTACGATGCCATAGTTATGGTTGTGGATCGGTGACAAGCATAAGAAGGTTGTCGAGGCGCTACAGGGCATATAATGAAATTGCTTAGAAGAAGAGAAAGTAATGCAGTAGATAGATGAAAATTTCATTGacttgtatgtgtatgtatacgtGCACAATTTAGATACTAATATTGTAGTTCAAACATGGCTTGCTGGTGCAGTTCAAATAGTGCTGTCTTTCGTATTAGTTTGAACTTTGAAAGTTGTGATGAGGAAGATGTCATCTCAAGCAGAGAAGACTTGATGGGGCGTCTGCGATTTCGCTCCAACCCTGTACAGGATAACTGCTCTCATCTTAGGGGAGGAGAAAAAGTCCTTGTCATGAACATTGTGCAGTCTAAGTGCTTCTACTTTGATGCCGTTATAGAAAAGGTATTTGCTTCTTGTGAAAGAATTGCTTTTTATGAAGCTCATGTTTTGATGGCATCCATCTTTAGTTGATAAGTCAGATGATAAGAAAAATACAGGATTAGCTTTACTTATTGCAGGGTTGCCTTATTCTCTTGAACTGAGATAGAATTATTCTATGTGGCATGTCTTAATATTTGGTTCTCTTATGCAAGTTTTCTTACTCATGTAAATGTCTTTCAAGTACTTCATCTCCAACTTCATCCAAGTGCATGCAAGATgctatatcaccaaataagagagCTACTGTTTCAGGCATTTCTTTCACTTTggtcaaatatattttttattggaaCCTAGTAATTGATAAGTGTGTATACCTTGCTTAAACCTGGTCTTAGATAAATATTATGTTGACTAATAGAAATTTGTGATTAGTAAAATTAGGACTTTCGATCTTGATTGAAACATGACTATCATGCACTAGTTAAACTGAagtattttctcttttttcattTTATGGGCATCATGGATATAGAATATTATATACATGCCATGCTCTCATGTCAGTTGGAATTAGAAAGGCTGCTATGCTGGTACATGTTTGCCAGATGCATATAAGAAATATAAACTTAGATGGAGAAACTGAACAGGAAACTTCCATACCTGATCCTGACATTGAAGTCTCCAACCTCTCTTTAAACAATGGATCAGAATGTTGACATAGATGTTCAAATGCATTCTTGGCTTTCTGATAAGAAGTctctgataagaccttagggttttatcatagaagaagagaaagaaaagagatgatcacttcgaggggattggcctccttgatcatttcgaggggattggcctcctagggtttgtcaaaagctggaataatatttcatagatgatgaaatgaaatagatatatccatatttatagagttccacccttgagtccatcaggacttggattcctaataaataaataaatctcaaataagcTCATAACCGGCTCTTATTGGACTAGTCaaactcaataaaacattattcaaagctcagaaaataaaagggatcctaacaattcctctcccttcaaattagccttgtcctcaaggttgagcgacATCAAAttctgggagcttctctttcagcacttcagtcataggataTCTGCAGCGCATCACAAcctattgatcaagtaagtagggtctccactttttgatagtgtaagcaatgggCCAGCCTccggtgtagtagtcattgcagtcTTCTGAAGAGCCATCTCCATCTGATGGCTAGTGGCAATTGTGACCTTACTTCAACGTCTTTCCTTTAGGATCacctgctttccattaataaaaaaacttcacgattagtttagaaaattttcaaaaaacattacccagggttgatagccattcaattctaagcaccacttcgaagtcttccaagagtagtaaaaagaaatccacaagcaACTTTTgtccttgtataatcaattttatcttcgaaCACTTGTTATCACAAATTAAAATCCGTCCATTGATAGTGATCCTTTACACCGTTGTAGGGCGAGCAGGCACGGTTTGGTTCGGTCCCGGGTGCGCAAGATCGTCCACCTCTGGCGGGTCGGGTTTGAGCTCTGGCTTCTGAGTTGGAGGCTCCCTGGGGCTGACCGCTGGTTCCTCGGGCTCcggtccctgcacacaggtcgaggtCGGGAAGGGGCTCCCGACTTCGACCCCTCCGAAGATCTTGTTAGTGTTGAATGGTCAGAAAGGAACCCCTCCGAAGAGGCGCCTTTAAGAGCTCACATGCTCCGAAAGGGCAAAACCGTGCGGGTACGTCCATCGCCCAAAGCGGACAATTCCTCGTGAGCCTACGAGCTGCACCAATGGTCGACCGACAATTTCACCTCGGTCTCCCTTACCCTCTTTGGTCGACCGACCTGGTGCCACTGATAAGgccatttagtcccacattggttgaggagtatgagaATCAAATGCTCATAAGTCTGCTAggtctcccttaccctcagaggcgCCTTTTAGAGCTCACATGTTTCGAAAGGGCAAAATCGTGCAGGTACGCCCATCGCCCAAAGCGGACAATTCCTCGCGAGCCTATGGGCTACACCAATGGTCAGTcgaccaaatggtcccttatcagattggcgctagaaggagggcccaaggCCTGCACCTTGGCCGAGCACACTCGCTCCCGAGCCGTGCACCTTGGCTATGAGCCCTTGGCTCTCTTACGGGAGGGAGCATTGATAAGGCCATTTAGtcacattggttgaggagtataggaaccaagggctcataagcccgccaggtctcccttaccctcagaggcgCCTTTTAGAACTCACATGCTTCGAAAGGGCAAAACCGTGCGGGTGCGCCCATTGCCCAAAGCGGACAATTCCTCGTGAGCCTATGGGTCGCACCAATGGCCGGCCGATCAAATGGTCCCTTATCATCCATCAACgacctttacttcgaatttgttaTAGCCTTTAATGTGATAGGCCAATTGGTCATCAATCTTACTGTCAATAAAATTGTTACtgctaccaatatcaatcaaaactgtaacaggctgatgtttcaaagttcctccaactttcatagtttgcaggttagagtagttggctaatggttcaatatcttcatcataaTCCATACCTTATTGATCAGAGTCCACATTATTAGCTTTCAGTTCCttcccaattggttcaatcatcaaaaattgcCCTTGtcgttgatctttccttgagttcttctcgggttagtctttaGGTGTTAAGGTTTTGGCTCGGAATAGATAGGGCAGGTGCCCTGCAGATCATTTGTTTGTTGTCACCTCTGTTTCAACGATTCTCCCTACTAATTTTTTTCCTCATGCAAACATGCAAATGAGATTGCGATTGTTATAGTGTGGGGTTGGCGAGCTTTGACTTCACACCAgatatctggattaagtccttcGATAAATGTTCCCACCAGTTGTTGTTCGGACCAGtctctggcttgatttgacaatcgttcaaatCTGTTATGATATTCTAGTACTTTAGAAGTCTAATAAATTTTGGCCAGCTGCCCATCAACATTATCGTATTCAGATGGtttaaagcgaacaagaagtcctttcTTGAATTGCTCCCATGAGAGGACCCCGTTATAGGTTTTGTACCAATTATACTAATGGCATCTCCATCTAGTTAGATGAAagttatttccaccttggattcttctggagttctgtgaaaacaaaattttttttttgccctagagatccaactggttagATCTCTATCTTCTCATCTTGGAAATTCTACTTTCATGCGGGGGTAGCTTATGTCCTGTTCTTGGTTCCTTTTTCCGGTGTCTCTAGGTCGGTTCAACATTAGTCTTG
Proteins encoded:
- the LOC135617242 gene encoding uncharacterized protein LOC135617242 produces the protein MGEPILTTLSMEDNHHRRHHPPSTLLSMDPAGSLGIAVSARDDCDHELSIIQQRQQSVLSGPPDINLPLSVDRSPPQQPWNPDALDMLDVGLGPQIYDPEPVLNLPKAGAVGGAAVSRKCAKRGDSIWGAWFFFNFYFKPVLAEKSKGKVVRDANGVSGFDKSDLRLDVFLVQHDMENMYMWAFKERPENVLGKMQLRSYMNGHSRLGEPQFPFSVDKGFVRSHRMQRKQYRGLSNPQCVHGIEIVRLPNLSMVSEADRKKWMELTGRDQNFLIPPEASDFESWRNLPSTDFELERPPPPSKSASHPSSRKLPNGSGLNLSTQPSNHAGGDCMDLSPVCSKRRKDFFAHAVNEDGCMSGTPYLDRPQDIEVHPAEPSWVNEFTGVMRHACGPVTAAKTIYEDKDGYLIMVSLPFSDQQRVKVSWKNNLTHGIVKISCVSTARMPYIKRHDRTFKLTDRSPEHCPPGEFVREIPLATRIPEDAKLEAYYDESGTVLEIMVPKHSVGPEEHEVRVCMRPPHLGANELLLT